The following proteins are encoded in a genomic region of Dyadobacter sp. UC 10:
- a CDS encoding ABC transporter permease, with translation MSTPKPPRWARLLLRQLHPDNTIEEVEGDLDELFEHWYRRAGKTQATLRYIHNVISVLPPFVKRRQSKTTYHQPFFLNPDMIKNYIKIAWRNIVRQKAYSALNIAGLSIGMACSILILLWVRNELSYDRFHANADQLFRLTCNAGDFRAAVTPAGMASGLQAQMPQIEASVRTSKSVTSLFEAGEKKFEEKRVLFVDSNFLQIFSFPLLKGEIRTALSNPGKLLITEEMAKKYYGTQDPIGKVIRRNNQENFTIAGVLANTPSNSHLQFDFLIPMSTLARYDNDLKTGTWGNFNFYTYFKINKNTNTTTAGLNALGEQIYKLYKAHGQVMKVDFHLQPLTAIHLHSDLQIDVPGHGNMQYVNIFFVVAIFILAVACINFMNLATARSERRAKEVGLRKVVGAGRYQLIAQFLGESLIFSFLSLFIAVGIVYLLLPVFEMLTEKALNIQLLDGRLLLSLAGIAVLTGLISGSYPALFLSGFAPVKVLKGKLRMAGANLYFRNGLVVTQFVVAIVLLVGTAIVYKQLNFIKDRNLGFDKSNLLYLPMTGELWGKKQALKTALAQSPLTENFSIISDLPTALTSGTVDLEWDGQVTKNEVVVPSMDVDENFVSVFKTTLLAGRGFSREFSGDSSSYVINEKAMQIMGMNVNNAVGKSITFSESRGTIVGVVKNFHFKSLQYAVEPLILRLNRWGGVVIVRTQGGTNEATITKLGEINRQLNPAYPFTYGFLDKDLDNLYRSEQQMGNIFNLFAGLAIFISCLGLYGLSAFMAEQRKKEIGVRKVLGATVAGVVTLLSRDFLKLIAIAIVLASPIAWYAMDRWLADFAYQTTIDWWIFALAGLTAAAIALLTVSFQSIKAALMNPVKSLQSE, from the coding sequence ATGAGCACTCCAAAACCTCCGAGGTGGGCCAGGTTACTGCTCCGGCAGCTGCATCCCGACAATACGATCGAGGAAGTGGAAGGTGATCTGGACGAATTATTTGAACACTGGTACAGGCGCGCCGGCAAAACGCAGGCAACCCTCCGCTATATCCATAATGTGATTTCAGTGCTGCCGCCTTTCGTCAAACGCAGGCAAAGCAAGACAACATACCACCAACCTTTTTTCTTAAATCCCGATATGATCAAGAACTACATCAAAATCGCGTGGCGTAATATTGTCCGTCAAAAAGCTTATTCAGCGCTCAATATCGCGGGGCTGTCTATCGGGATGGCATGCAGCATTCTGATTTTGCTTTGGGTGCGGAATGAACTGAGCTATGACAGATTCCACGCGAACGCCGATCAGCTTTTCAGGCTCACCTGCAACGCCGGTGATTTCCGGGCGGCCGTAACCCCGGCGGGAATGGCCAGCGGATTGCAGGCGCAAATGCCCCAGATCGAAGCTTCGGTCAGGACCAGTAAATCCGTTACCAGCCTTTTTGAAGCAGGCGAAAAGAAGTTTGAGGAGAAACGCGTGTTGTTCGTTGACTCCAATTTTCTGCAGATATTTTCCTTCCCGCTTTTAAAAGGCGAGATACGCACTGCGCTGAGCAACCCGGGCAAGCTGTTGATTACGGAGGAAATGGCCAAGAAATATTATGGAACCCAGGACCCGATCGGTAAGGTGATCCGCAGAAATAATCAGGAAAACTTTACTATAGCCGGCGTTCTGGCGAACACGCCTTCCAATTCGCACCTGCAGTTCGATTTCCTTATCCCTATGTCGACGCTGGCGCGTTACGATAACGATTTGAAGACAGGAACGTGGGGGAACTTTAACTTTTACACCTATTTCAAAATCAATAAAAATACGAACACAACTACCGCCGGTTTAAATGCACTGGGCGAGCAGATCTATAAACTTTACAAAGCGCACGGGCAGGTCATGAAAGTTGACTTTCACCTGCAACCGTTGACAGCCATTCATTTGCATTCCGATTTACAGATCGATGTGCCCGGACACGGCAACATGCAGTATGTCAATATCTTTTTCGTGGTCGCCATCTTCATCCTGGCAGTTGCGTGTATCAACTTTATGAACCTCGCCACAGCCCGGTCGGAGCGGCGGGCGAAGGAAGTAGGGCTGCGCAAAGTGGTAGGCGCCGGTCGCTACCAGCTTATTGCGCAGTTTCTTGGAGAATCATTGATCTTTTCTTTCCTGTCCCTTTTCATCGCGGTCGGGATTGTGTACCTGCTGCTGCCGGTCTTCGAAATGTTAACGGAAAAAGCGCTGAATATTCAGTTGCTTGATGGAAGATTGCTGTTGAGCCTGGCTGGCATTGCGGTGCTTACCGGCCTGATATCAGGCAGTTATCCTGCATTATTTCTTTCGGGATTCGCTCCTGTGAAAGTATTGAAAGGGAAACTGAGGATGGCAGGGGCAAACCTCTATTTCAGGAACGGGCTGGTTGTCACGCAGTTTGTCGTCGCTATTGTTTTACTCGTTGGTACTGCGATCGTTTACAAACAACTGAATTTCATCAAAGACCGAAACCTCGGTTTCGACAAATCCAACCTGCTGTATCTTCCCATGACAGGCGAACTGTGGGGAAAAAAGCAGGCGCTCAAAACGGCATTGGCGCAAAGTCCGCTCACGGAAAATTTCTCGATCATTTCGGACCTGCCCACGGCATTGACATCCGGTACTGTTGATCTCGAGTGGGACGGGCAGGTGACCAAAAACGAAGTGGTCGTGCCTTCCATGGATGTGGACGAGAATTTTGTCAGCGTTTTCAAAACAACCTTGCTCGCAGGGCGCGGCTTTTCCCGTGAATTTTCAGGCGACAGCTCCAGCTACGTGATCAACGAAAAAGCCATGCAGATCATGGGAATGAATGTCAACAACGCAGTTGGGAAAAGCATTACTTTCAGTGAAAGCCGTGGGACTATCGTAGGGGTGGTGAAAAATTTTCACTTCAAATCACTTCAATATGCGGTTGAGCCGCTCATACTACGGCTCAACAGGTGGGGAGGCGTGGTGATCGTGCGGACGCAGGGCGGTACCAACGAAGCCACCATTACCAAGCTGGGAGAGATCAACCGCCAGCTTAATCCTGCTTATCCATTTACATACGGTTTTCTTGATAAAGACCTGGATAACCTGTACCGGAGCGAGCAGCAAATGGGGAATATCTTTAACCTCTTCGCTGGTTTGGCCATTTTTATATCCTGCCTCGGGCTTTACGGTTTGTCAGCATTCATGGCCGAGCAGCGTAAAAAAGAGATAGGTGTGCGAAAGGTGCTGGGCGCGACCGTGGCAGGCGTCGTAACATTGCTTTCCCGCGATTTCTTGAAATTAATCGCAATAGCCATTGTGCTCGCTTCGCCTATCGCCTGGTACGCCATGGACAGGTGGCTTGCGGATTTTGCATATCAAACTACGATCGACTGGTGGATATTTGCCTTAGCGGGCCTGACAGCTGCCGCAATAGCCTTGCTTACAGTAAGTTTCCAAAGTATCAAAGCTGCATTGATGAACCCCGTGAAAAGCTTGCAAAGCGAGTGA